From the Solanum lycopersicum chromosome 10, SLM_r2.1 genome, one window contains:
- the LOC101267949 gene encoding aquaporin TIP1-1, giving the protein MPISRIAIGRREEATHPDALKAALAEFISTLIFVFAGSGSGVAFSKLTGGGANTPTGLIAAAIAHAFGLFVAVSVGANISGGHVNPAVTFGAFVGGNITLLRGILYWIAQLLGSVVACLLLKFTTGGMEIGAFSLSNGVGVGNALVLEIVMTFGLVYTVYATAVDPKKGSLGTIAPIAIGFIVGANILVGGAFDGASMNPAVSFGPALVSWAWSNHWVYWVGPLIGGGLAGLIYEFFFINQTHEPLPQ; this is encoded by the exons ATGCCGATCAGCCGGATAGCAATCGGAAGGAGGGAGGAAGCCACTCACCCCGACGCCTTAAAGGCGGCGTTGGCTGAGTTTATCTCAAccttaatttttgtatttgcaGGCTCAGGTTCAGGTGTTGCATTTAGTAAGTTAACCGGTGGGGGTGCAAACACCCCCACCGGGCTCATTGCTGCTGCGATAGCCCATGCTTTTGGGCTATTCGTAGCGGTTTCGGTTGGGGCTAACATTTCAGGAGGACATGTTAACCCTGCTGTTACATTTGGTGCTTTTGTTGGTGGTAATATAACACTTTTACGTGGAATTTTGTATTGGATTGCTCAATTGCTTGGCTCTGTTGTTGCTTGCTTGCTTCTCAAGTTCACCACGGGTGGCATG GAGATAGGTGCATTTTCTTTGTCTAATGGAGTTGGTGTAGGCAATGCATTGGTACTAGAAATTGTAATGACATTTGGGTTGGTGTACACGGTGTACGCTACCGCAGTGGATCCAAAGAAGGGTAGTTTGGGAACAATTGCACCAATTGCAATTGGTTTCATTGTTGGAGCCAATATTTTAGTTGGTGGGGCTTTTGATGGGGCCTCAATGAACCCAGCTGTTTCATTTGGGCCAGCACTTGTCAGTTGGGCCTGGAGCAATCATTGGGTTTATTGGGTTGGGCCTCTTATTGGTGGTGGGCTTGCTGGGCTTATCTATGAGTTCTTTTTCATTAATCAGACCCATGAACCATTGCCCcaataa
- the LOC101268239 gene encoding alpha carbonic anhydrase 7-like, whose protein sequence is MKQQRYLSILFIIIFFSTTFIKAQEVEDEREFDYGEKSEKGPKMWGKLKKEWEACNNGEMQSPIDMSHERVRIIQKPDKRHYKLCNATVKNRGHDISLQWHGDAGSVTINGTNYPLQQAHWHSPSEHTVNGRRYDMEMHMVHLNENATNKIVVIGVLYKIGKPDRFLSKLIRNISSMIDKKDEVKNAGMIDPREIKIGSRKYYRYMGSLTVPPCTEGVIWTIKKKVRTVSRAQVKMLREAVHDYAEKNGRPLQPKNKRPIYLMAPDDTA, encoded by the exons ATGAAGCAACAAagatatttatctattttattcattatcatCTTCTTCTCCACTACATTCATTAAAGCTCAAGAAGTTG AGGATGAGAGGGAGTTTGATTATGgtgaaaaaagtgaaaaaggtCCAAAAATGTGGGGAAAATTGAAGAAAGAATGGGAAGCTTGTAATAATGGAGAAATGCAATCTCCTATTGATATGTCACATGAAAGAGTTAGAATTATTCAAAAGCCAGATAAAAGGCATTATAAGCTATGCAATGCTACCGTTAAGAATAGAGGACATGATATTTCG TTACAATGGCATGGTGATGCTGGATCTGTTACAATAAATGGCACAAATTATCCTCTGCAACAAGCTCATTGGCACTCTCCTTCTGAACACACCGTAAACGGCAGAAG GTATGACATGGAAATGCACATGGTACACTTAAACGAAAATGcaacaaataaaattgttgTGATTGGAGTTCTCTACAAAATTGGTAAACCTGATCGATTTCTCTCGAAG TTGATAAGAAATATATCGTCTATGATCGATAAAAAAGATGAAGTGAAAAATGCTGGTATGATTGATCCAAGAGAAATCAAGATTGGTAGTAGAAAATATTATAGATATATGGGTTCACTTACTGTTCCTCCTTGCACTGAAGGAGTCATTTggacaattaaaaaaaag GTGAGGACTGTTTCAAGAGCACAAGTCAAAATGCTTAGAGAAGCAGTTCATGAT TATGCTGAAAAGAATGGAAGGCCATTGCAACCAAAAAACAAGAGACCAATTTATCTTATGGCACCAGATGATACTGCTTGA